From a single Bemisia tabaci chromosome 10, PGI_BMITA_v3 genomic region:
- the LOC140225689 gene encoding uncharacterized protein, with translation MVIGGITSGFRKLSTSSFRRISRTDSDDDSQSSICPTALSSAIYKGLSKSFKALENIGGSTSLRFFRGLLRRSSSLKTSSNGLQKARPNLRPRSRSPPKTRGSSPQKRVPSPSKVQGSNSAPPPSPYASPTRTFQYKPPNFGPIDWKSIPKLGLTPENWPENPLLRESPPRGSHNLAPLNRAPRRPVSPNVPSPKRTGLYDMDPRMIAYKRIQEELYALFGKFWWFPIAELFA, from the exons ATGGTGATTGGAG GTATCACGAGTGGTTTCAGAAAGCTTTCTACAAGTTCTTTCAGGAGAATATCCAGGACCGACTCTGATGATGATTCTCAAAGTTCGATATGCCCTACGGCATTATCAAGTGCTATTTATAAAG gtctatcaaaaagtttcaaagctcTTGAGAATATTGGAGGCAGTACGTCTTTGCGATTTTTCCGAG GGTTGCTCAGGAGATCATCATCGCTCAAAACCTCCTCGAATGGCTTGCAAAAAGCTCGACCCAATCTCAGACCAAGGAGTCGGTCTCCTCCCAAAACTCGGGGCAGCTCACCACAAAAAAGAGTACCGTCCCCTTCGAAAGTTCAGGGTTCCAACAGTGCACCTCCTCCCTCCCCATATGCAAGCCCTACGCGGACTTTCCAATACAAACCTCCGAATTTTGGTCCAATCGACTGGAAATCAATCCCCAAGCTGGGTCTAACGCCTGAAAACTGGCCCGAAAATCCGTTACTCAGAGAAAGTCCACCCAGGGGCTCACATAATCTTGCCCCTTTAAACCGTGCTCCACGTAGGCCAGTATCTCCCAACGTTCCTAGCCCCAAAAGAACAGGACTTTACGATATGGATCCAAGGATGATCGCTTACAAGCGGATTCAAGAGGAGTTGTATGCTCTTTTTGGTAAGTTCTGGTGGTTTCCGATAGCGGAATTGTTTGCATAG